The Polynucleobacter sp. MWH-CaK5 region TTTTTCCAAAGCCTCCATGGCGTAGCAAGAGCAAGTTGGGTGAAAGCGACATTGTGCTCCCCAAAAAGGACTTAACAACAATTGATAAAGCCGGATCAACCCTCTTAATAAGCTTGCAATCATTTGCTTGGGCTCACGGGAATAAATAGCTGCTCTTTAATTTGACGTCTTTCTCGCTCTCTTAACTTGCCTCTGGTGGACTCACCAATTTTTTTTCGCAACCTTAAGACGACTAGCTGACCATCTAAATTAAGGAGGTTCTGACGATAAGACTCTCTCATCAAGCGCTTGATTCGATTTCGATCAATCGCTCTTTTGGCTAATTTTTTGGGAACGGTCAATGCAATGCCAGACTCACCAGCAAGGGTGTGTATGGCTAGATGTTTGGTATTGCTTGGTTTTTGAGCCAATATTGATCTAATCAAATTGGCGTCGGAAAGAGAAAAAGAGCGAGCCAATTGAGTGCTCGCTTTTCTATCTTTTTCTTGCTGTTGCTTAAACAGCGAGGCGTTTACGACCCTTGGCACGGCGCGCATTCAAAACATGGCGACCACCTTTAGTTTTCATGCGAACACGAAAACCGTGGGTACGTTTACGACGGGTTACTGATGGTTGATATGTACGTTTCATAATTATTTCCTAGCGAACCTTAGATTCTCGCTTTTTTCCCATGCACCG contains the following coding sequences:
- a CDS encoding ribonuclease P protein component — encoded protein: MPRVVNASLFKQQQEKDRKASTQLARSFSLSDANLIRSILAQKPSNTKHLAIHTLAGESGIALTVPKKLAKRAIDRNRIKRLMRESYRQNLLNLDGQLVVLRLRKKIGESTRGKLRERERRQIKEQLFIPVSPSK
- the yidD gene encoding membrane protein insertion efficiency factor YidD: MIASLLRGLIRLYQLLLSPFWGAQCRFHPTCSCYAMEALEKHGAIKGLGLAIYRIMRCNPWADGGLDPVPEKNTKK
- the rpmH gene encoding 50S ribosomal protein L34; this translates as MKRTYQPSVTRRKRTHGFRVRMKTKGGRHVLNARRAKGRKRLAV